One region of Sulfurisphaera ohwakuensis genomic DNA includes:
- a CDS encoding methionine adenosyltransferase codes for MRNINVQLSHWVDIDSLEVELVERKGTGHPDYIADSASEEASRKLSLYYLKRYGTILHHNLDKTLVVGGQASPRFKGGEVLQPIYIIVAGRATTEVKTESGIESIPVGTIIIESVKEWIKEHFRYLDPEKHVIVDYKIGKGSADLVGIFEVAKKSVPLSNDTSFGVGFAPYSKLENLVYQTERYLNSKEMKAKIPEIGEDIKVMGLRKGKTIELTIAMAVISQLVSDLNHYIAVKEEAKQAILDLASKLVPDYDVKVNINTGDKIDKGIVYLTVTGTSAEHGDDGMTGRGNRATGLITPMRPMSLEATAGKNPVNHVGKIYNIVANLIAQKVSTEVKGVKNVQVEVLGQIGRPIDDPLIANVQVTTENGSLTSEMKREIEGISDEILGSITKISDLILENKVMLF; via the coding sequence ATGAGAAACATAAACGTGCAGTTAAGTCATTGGGTTGATATAGATTCGTTAGAAGTAGAGTTAGTAGAGCGTAAGGGTACTGGACATCCAGATTACATAGCAGATTCTGCATCAGAAGAGGCAAGTAGGAAATTATCTCTCTATTATCTGAAAAGATATGGTACAATACTTCATCATAATTTGGATAAAACATTAGTTGTAGGAGGACAAGCATCACCTAGATTTAAAGGAGGAGAAGTTTTACAACCGATTTATATTATTGTAGCTGGAAGAGCTACGACTGAAGTAAAGACTGAGTCTGGAATTGAAAGCATACCGGTTGGAACTATTATTATTGAAAGTGTTAAGGAATGGATTAAAGAACACTTTAGATATTTAGACCCAGAAAAACATGTTATAGTTGACTATAAGATAGGTAAAGGTTCGGCTGATCTTGTTGGAATATTTGAGGTAGCTAAGAAATCAGTTCCCTTATCTAATGATACCAGTTTCGGAGTTGGATTTGCTCCATATTCAAAGTTAGAAAATTTAGTTTATCAAACAGAAAGATATCTTAACTCTAAGGAAATGAAAGCTAAAATACCTGAAATAGGGGAAGATATAAAAGTTATGGGATTAAGAAAAGGTAAAACAATTGAATTAACTATTGCAATGGCAGTTATAAGTCAATTAGTAAGTGATTTAAATCATTATATTGCTGTAAAAGAAGAGGCAAAACAAGCTATCTTAGATCTAGCGAGTAAGCTTGTACCAGATTATGATGTAAAAGTTAACATAAATACTGGAGACAAAATAGATAAAGGAATTGTATATTTGACTGTGACAGGAACGTCAGCTGAGCATGGAGACGATGGTATGACTGGAAGAGGTAATAGGGCTACTGGATTAATAACCCCAATGAGACCTATGTCATTAGAGGCTACTGCAGGAAAGAATCCAGTAAACCACGTAGGAAAAATATACAACATCGTCGCTAATCTAATTGCTCAAAAAGTTTCTACTGAAGTTAAAGGAGTTAAGAATGTTCAAGTTGAGGTATTAGGCCAAATTGGTAGGCCTATAGATGATCCTTTAATAGCAAATGTCCAAGTGACCACAGAAAATGGTAGTTTGACTTCTGAAATGAAAAGAGAAATTGAAGGAATATCTGACGAGATATTAGGGTCTATAACTAAGATATCAGATCTAATATTGGAAAATAAAGTTATGCTGTTCTAA
- a CDS encoding U6 snRNA-associated Sm-like protein LSm6 has product MQAKIENPLKSLKTATNKIVLVKLKDGSEYVGRLEQSDGTMNLVLRDCIETREGTAEPVAKYGRVLIRGSNILFISVDYEALMGK; this is encoded by the coding sequence GTGCAAGCAAAGATAGAAAATCCATTAAAGAGTTTAAAAACTGCAACAAATAAAATTGTATTAGTAAAACTTAAAGATGGATCAGAATACGTTGGTAGATTAGAACAAAGTGACGGTACAATGAATTTAGTACTGAGAGACTGTATTGAGACAAGAGAAGGTACAGCTGAACCTGTTGCAAAATATGGAAGAGTTCTAATAAGAGGTAGCAATATACTTTTCATAAGTGTTGATTACGAAGCCTTAATGGGAAAATAA
- a CDS encoding ArsR/SmtB family transcription factor, with protein sequence MELTISDPEDILKISRALSVISRINILKLVAENEMSITELSEVLHMTKANISMHISELENAGLIEISYKNGIKGIKKIIKLKYDKIIINLNSSSSSKETYKDG encoded by the coding sequence GTGGAACTAACAATATCAGACCCAGAAGATATATTAAAAATTTCTAGGGCTTTATCAGTAATATCAAGAATAAACATATTAAAACTAGTAGCTGAAAATGAAATGAGTATTACTGAATTAAGTGAAGTATTACACATGACAAAAGCTAATATTAGTATGCATATTAGTGAACTAGAAAATGCTGGATTAATTGAAATATCTTATAAAAATGGAATAAAAGGTATAAAAAAGATTATAAAATTAAAATATGATAAAATTATTATTAATTTAAACTCCAGCAGCAGCTCTAAGGAAACCTATAAAGACGGGTGA
- a CDS encoding CTP synthase — MTKYIIITGGVLSSVGKGTVAASIGLLLKNRGYKITMVKVDPYLNVDAGTMNPYMHGEVFVTDDGAETDLDLGHYERFVGINMYSYNNITAGKVYFEVIKNERQGKYLGQTVQIIPHVTDQIKSMIRYASNMANADITIVEIGGTVGDIEGLPFLEAVRQLKLEEEEGNVVFVHVALVEFLKVTEEIKTKPLQHSVQELRRIGIQPDIIVARSVVPLDEETKKKIALFTNVKPEYIFSNYDVNMTYEVPLILEKQGLASKILSKLNLPDNQPNLSEWIRFIDNLKTADKEVKIALVGKYTKLKDSYISIKEAIYHAAAKLHIKPVLVWIESTDIENSKEAIDKLKSVDGIIVLPGFGSRGVEGKILAIKYARENNVPFLGICYGMQLAVVEFARNVLGLEKAHTTEVDPNTPHPVITLLDEQKKVVQIGGTMRLGSQKVIIKEGTLAYRIYGNIEVYERHRHRYEVNPEYVDLLQKGGLVISGVSENGLVEMIELKNHKFFLGLQGHPEYKSRPLAPSPVFIGFLRAAAGV, encoded by the coding sequence TTGACAAAGTATATTATAATTACTGGAGGAGTATTATCAAGTGTTGGTAAAGGCACGGTAGCCGCTTCTATAGGATTGCTTTTAAAAAATAGAGGATATAAGATAACAATGGTTAAGGTAGATCCATATCTTAATGTTGATGCGGGTACTATGAATCCATATATGCATGGAGAAGTTTTTGTAACAGATGATGGAGCAGAAACAGATCTAGATTTAGGTCATTATGAAAGATTTGTAGGTATTAATATGTATAGTTACAATAATATTACTGCTGGTAAGGTTTACTTTGAAGTTATAAAGAATGAGAGGCAAGGAAAATATTTGGGTCAAACAGTTCAAATTATACCTCATGTTACGGATCAAATAAAGAGTATGATAAGATATGCTTCTAATATGGCAAATGCAGACATTACTATCGTTGAGATAGGCGGAACTGTTGGAGATATAGAAGGTTTACCATTCTTAGAAGCAGTAAGACAATTAAAACTAGAAGAGGAAGAAGGAAATGTAGTTTTTGTTCATGTTGCCTTAGTCGAATTCCTTAAAGTAACTGAGGAAATAAAAACTAAACCTTTACAACATAGCGTGCAAGAATTAAGAAGAATAGGTATACAGCCAGATATCATAGTTGCTAGATCTGTAGTTCCACTAGATGAAGAAACAAAGAAGAAGATTGCATTGTTTACGAATGTAAAACCAGAATACATCTTTTCTAACTATGATGTTAATATGACTTATGAAGTTCCTCTAATCCTAGAAAAACAAGGCTTAGCAAGTAAGATTTTAAGTAAACTTAACTTACCAGATAATCAGCCTAATCTATCTGAATGGATCCGCTTTATAGATAATTTAAAGACAGCTGATAAAGAAGTGAAAATTGCTCTTGTGGGAAAGTATACAAAGCTTAAAGATAGCTACATTAGTATTAAGGAAGCGATTTACCATGCAGCTGCTAAGCTTCATATCAAGCCTGTTCTAGTTTGGATAGAATCCACTGACATAGAAAATTCAAAAGAAGCAATTGATAAATTGAAATCTGTTGACGGGATAATAGTTCTACCCGGATTTGGTTCACGCGGAGTGGAGGGAAAAATTCTTGCAATTAAATATGCGAGAGAAAATAATGTACCATTCCTTGGTATCTGTTATGGTATGCAACTAGCAGTAGTAGAATTTGCAAGAAATGTGTTAGGGCTAGAAAAAGCCCATACTACTGAGGTTGATCCTAATACACCCCATCCAGTAATCACACTATTAGACGAGCAAAAGAAAGTTGTACAAATTGGTGGTACAATGAGATTAGGATCTCAAAAGGTAATCATTAAAGAAGGAACATTAGCTTATAGAATTTACGGAAACATAGAAGTATATGAGAGGCATAGACATAGATATGAGGTAAACCCAGAATATGTAGATCTTTTGCAGAAAGGTGGTCTAGTAATATCTGGTGTAAGTGAGAATGGTCTGGTTGAAATGATTGAGCTTAAGAACCATAAATTCTTCCTAGGGTTACAAGGTCATCCAGAATATAAAAGTAGGCCTTTAGCTCCTTCACCCGTCTTTATAGGTTTCCTTAGAGCTGCTGCTGGAGTTTAA
- a CDS encoding orotidine 5'-phosphate decarboxylase / HUMPS family protein, which translates to MMELLEKLLKSKNLQVALDFIDLKNAEEIAKQSIEAGADILEVGTPLIKSYGIQGIRRIREIAKERIVLADTKTADAGDVEAEIVHLGGGNIMTVLGIMDDATIESAVKKAHEYGILVQADLINVKDILKRAEEIKRLGVDIIGLHVGLDVQKKRGITISDLKNEIKKVSELGVIVSVAGGLNKNNIVDLIDLPINIYVVGGAITRAKNPLEEAKQIVKIIKG; encoded by the coding sequence ATGATGGAATTACTGGAAAAATTATTAAAAAGTAAAAATTTACAAGTAGCATTAGATTTTATCGATTTAAAAAACGCAGAAGAAATTGCAAAACAGTCTATTGAAGCTGGGGCTGATATATTAGAAGTTGGGACACCTTTAATCAAGTCTTATGGCATACAAGGAATAAGAAGAATAAGGGAAATTGCAAAAGAAAGAATTGTTTTAGCTGACACTAAAACTGCAGATGCTGGCGACGTAGAGGCTGAAATAGTTCATCTAGGTGGAGGTAATATTATGACAGTGCTTGGAATTATGGACGATGCTACAATAGAAAGTGCAGTAAAGAAAGCACATGAATATGGAATTCTCGTCCAAGCAGATCTCATAAACGTTAAAGATATTCTAAAACGAGCAGAAGAAATTAAAAGATTGGGGGTAGACATAATAGGATTGCATGTAGGATTAGATGTGCAGAAAAAAAGAGGTATTACTATAAGCGATTTAAAGAATGAAATAAAGAAAGTTAGCGAACTTGGAGTAATAGTATCAGTTGCTGGTGGGTTAAACAAGAATAATATTGTTGATCTTATAGATTTACCTATAAATATTTATGTTGTTGGTGGAGCAATAACAAGAGCGAAGAATCCATTAGAGGAAGCTAAGCAAATCGTTAAAATAATTAAGGGGTAA